GGTTGCCGACCTTCGCGTTGCCCGCGACGGCTCCGACGCGCGAGTCGCCGAAGGGCTGCACCAGTTCACGGACCGTGGCCGGTTCGAAGACGGTGTCGCCGTCCATCATCACGATGATGTCGTGACGGGCGTTCGCCAGGCCGCGGTTGAGGGCGGCGGGCTTGCCCGCGTTGAGCTGGCGGACGACCCGGACGTTCGGCAGGCCCATCGCCTCGACGAGCCGGGCGGTGCCGTCGCTCGAACCGTCGTCGATGACGATGATCTCGATCGGCTGCTCGCTCGCCATCAGTGAACGCACGGTGTTCTCGATGCACTTGGCCTCGTTGTACGCCGGGACCAGCACCGACACCGGCTGGGTGACCGGCTCTCCCCAGCGGAAGTCCTTGCGGCGCACCCGGCGGGCGTGGATGCCCGAGAGCAGCAGCATCAGCAGGAAGCGGCCGATGACCAGGGAGCCGATGACGGCGAGCCCGGCGACGAGGACGTCGGTGATGTGCTCGGAGGCCTGGACGAGGAAGACCCACGCCTTGCCCTTCCACAGCTCGGGTCCGGCGACCGGGGTGAGCGCGCTGGGCGCGTCGAGGGCCTCGGTGAGGTTGTCGAACGCGTAGCCCCTGCCCTGCATGTCGGGCAGGAACCGGTCGAGCGCCTGGACCGTCTGGTGGCGGTCACCGCCGGAGTCGTGCATCAGCACGATCGCGCCCTTGCCGCTCTTCGGGGTGGCGTTGCGCAGGATCTGCCGGACGCCGGGCTTCTGCCAGTCCTCGCTGTCGGTGTTGTTGACGACGGTGACGTAGCCGCGGGAGCCGATGTACTCGGTGACCGGCCAGGACCTGTTGTCCATGGCGTCGGCGAAGGAGGAGTACGGCGGGCGGAACAGCGAGGTGCGGATGCCGGCCGCCCCGGCGAGCGCGAGCTGGTTCTGGGAGAGCTCCCAGTCGATGCGCTTCTTCGACTGGAAGGACAGGTCGGGGTGGTTGAAGGTGTGCAGCCCGACCTCGTGGCCCTCGTCGACCATGCGCTGGACCAGGTCCGGATAGCGGGAGGTCATGGTGCCGGTGACGAAGAAGACCGCGTGCGCGTGGTGCTTCTTGAGGACGTCCAGGACCTTGGGGGTCCAGGTCGGGTCGGGGCCGTCGTCGAAGGTCAGGACGATGCGGCGGTCGGGCATCTGCAGGCTGGTGGCGCGGCCGCTGCGGGTGTCGATCACCGGGCCGCCGTCGAGGATCTTCTCCGGCACCTTGTCGGTCGAGGCCTCTGCCTGGATACGGTGGTCGGCGAGGATCTCGCTGTGGACGTAGCCGCGCAGCATCAGCATCGCCATCAGGGCGCCGAGGACGAGCAGCGGCAGCAGCAGGCGCATGGGCAGGCGGCGGCGCCTGGAACCGTCGGGGACCGCTGGTGCGGCCCCCGGGCGGCGGGTGCGGGATGCCATCAGAGGATGTGCTCCGGGGACGGGGCGGGCGGGACCTCGGACGGTGTGGCGGCAGCGGTGGTGCCGGTGCCCGAGGTCTCCGATGCGATGGGTGAGGGTTCGGCCGGGCCGTCGGCGACCGTCCCGGGCCCGGCGCTGCCACCGCCCGCGGTCTCGCTCGGGGCGACCGAGGGGTCGGGGCTGGGGGTGACGGGCGGGGTCGGGGTGGGGCTGGCCGGCGGGTTGACCGACTGCGTCGGGGTCGCCGACGGGAGGGTGCTCGCCGACGGGTTGCCGCCCGGCTGGGTGGCGGGCGCCGACGGGACGACGGGCGCCCCGGTCCTGCCCGGGCTCGCGGTGGCCCCGGGTGCGGTCCCGCTGATCGCGGGAGCCGGTGTCACTCCGCTGCGCACGGTCGGGGTGATCCCCGGCAGCAGCACACCCACGGGGGCGGAAGGCCGCGCCGACTCCGCCGGCACCGGGCTGGTGTCCACCTTGCCGGCCGGGGCGTCGTCCTTCGGACCGGTCATCGGCACCCAGGGTGCGTTGGAGTTGCCGGACAGCAGGGTGACGACGATGACGACGGCGTAGACCGCGCAGGCGATGCCCACGGCGAAGCCGATGCGGCGGTACCTGCGGCCGCGGCGCCCCGACTCGTCGACGAAGACCGGGCCGTCGGAGCCCTCGGCCGCGCTGTCGCCGGCCGGCTTGCCCTCGATGCGGCTGTCGGCGCTTCCGCCGTCGAGCTGGACGGTCACCTCGTCCGGGTCGTGGTTCTGCCCGGCGGTGCTGCCGGACTCCTCGGTGCTGCCGGACTCGTCCCACGGGTCGCGCACGACGGACCTACGGCCGGGCTGCTCCGGGAAGCCGCTCGCGCGGTCCGCTCTCGGGGCCCCGGGGAAGTCCGGTGCGCCGCCCGGGCCGCCCGGACCTCCCGCGCCTCCCGCGTCAAGGAGCCTCGCGCCCGGGGTTCGAGCCTCAGGGGTTCGAGCCTCGGGGGCACGGGTCTCGGGAGCTCGGGTCTCCGGGACTCGGGTCTCTGCGGCCGGAGCCGTTCCGGTTTCCGGGAAGGTCTGGGTGCCGGCCCCGACCGCCTGTACGGCCTGGGTGCCTGATGCAGCCTCGGGCCATTCCGGTTGGGCTTCTTCCCGCCACTTTTTCACGCGCATACATCCCCCCACAGGACCGTCCAGGTGCGCGTACGACCCTGAATACAACCGGTCGAACCGGGCCCCCACCCAGCCCAAGCGCCCCTTTTATCACATCTTGCTCAAGTCACGAATGTATCGCACGCGAAGGTTGTGTGTGTGCCGCGTGTCAATGACGGACGGTCATATGACGCTCGTCGATGGCCGGAATCCATCCATCAACGGGTCGGCGGAGCCAGTCATGTTCGACGCCGAGTTCGATTGCGGCCCGTCGCAGGGCATCGAGAGCGGGATGCGTCAGGCCCTTGCGCCACACCAGGGACACGGGCGACAGAGGTACCGGGTCGACCAGCGGACGCAGCACGCCGGCAGGCATGGCCGGAAAATCCACCACCACGAGAATCGGGTTCCGGGTCTTCGCCATGATCCGCTGGAACTCCTCGTCGCCGACCGCGAGCGGCGCCGGCGGGGCGATCTCGATGCCCCGGCCTTCGAACAGCCGACGAGCGAGATCGGTCCATTCCGGAGTACGCGGATTTCCCGCCCCGGCGTACACGGTCTCGCCCTCCAGCGCCGCGAGCGGGACCTGTGCGAGCGACGCCAGCCGGTGCCCCTCGGGCAGGACGACCGCCATGGGCTCGTAGCGCACGGGTTGGTGGTCGAGGGCCGCCCGCAGCGCCGGGTCCAGGCCGGCGAACCGGCCGAAGGACACGTCGAGACGGCCGGCCAGCAACTCTCCCGCCGCACCGGTCAGGCCGCTCTCGTAGCGGGCCATCAGCTCCTGGTCGGGGGCGAGTTCGCGGGCCCGGTGCAGCACGCTGCGGCCGGTGGCCAGGCCCGGGGAGTTCAGGTCCACCAGCAGCGGCCTGGCCTGCCCGAAGGCGGCGAGCAGCTCGTCCTGGGCATCCAGGGCACGTCGGGCGTACGGCACCAGCCGCTCGCCGTCGGCCGTCAGCGTCACCTGCCGGGTCGTCCGCACGAACAGCTCGGCGCCCAGCTCCCGTTCCAGCCGCCGCACGTCCCGGCTGAGCGCCTGCTGGGCGACGTAGAGACGGGCCGCGGCGCGCGTGAAGTGGAGTTCGTCGGCGACGGCGAGGAAGGCGCGCAGGAGGCGGGGGTCAAGGTGGCGGGGACCGGGACCGGAGACCGGAGGGGGCGCGGGCATCCGGCGAACTTACAACACAGGTGCGTGAATCGGCGCGGAGAAGGTGTTGGACCCCTTGATCGGCTCCGCGCGACGGTGGGTCCATGCCGCAACCGCCCCGACAGCCACCTCGACAGCCGCCCCGACCGATGTTCACGACGACCGCCGACGCCCTCGTCATCGTCGACTTCAGCCCACGAGGCCCGCGCACCCCGCGCACCCCCGGCCCCTACCGCCGCCTCCTCGCCACCCCCGGCGCCCGCGCCTTCACCGTCGGGAACCTCCTGGCCCGCCTCCCCATGGGCATGTTCAGCGTCAGCGCGGTCGTCATGATCGCCGGGACGCGTGGGTCGTACGCCCTCGCCGGTGCCGTCACCGCGACAGGTCTGGCGGCGACCGCGGTGGTCGCCCCGTGGACCGCGCGGCTCGTCGACCGGCACGGCCAGGCCCGGATCGCCGTACCCGCCACGGCACTTGCGGCACTGGGCTCGCTCGCGCTGCTGCTCTGCGTCCGCTTCGGGGCGCCGGCCTGGACGCTCTTCCTGTCCTACGCCGCCACCGCCACGACCCCCAACCTCGGCGGCATGTCCCGCGCCCGCTGGGCCCATCTCCTGGACGGCGACGAGCAGTTGCTGCATGTCGCGAGCTCCTTCGAGCAGGTCGTGGACGAGGCGTGTTTCATGACGGGGCCGGTGCTCGCGGCCCTGCTGTGCGGGACGCTGTTCCCGGAGGCGGGCACGCTGGCCGGGATGGTGCTGCTGGTGACGGGCGTGCTGGTGTTCGCGGCACAGCGTTCGACGGAGCCACCGGTGCGTGAGCGCTCCCCCTCACCGGCTCCCTTCCGCGCCCCCGGCATCCCGCCGCTGCTCGCCGTCTGCCTCGCCCTCGGTGCCGTCTTCGGCTCCATGGAGGTCGTCACCATCGCGTTCGCCGACGCGCAGGGACACCGCTCGGCGGCCGGGGTCGTGCTGGCGCTCCAGGCGGCCGGTTCGTGCGCGGCGGGGCTGGTGTACGGGGCGACGCGGTGGACCGGTTCCGCCGAGGTCCGGTACGTGTGGTGCGTCGCCGCCATGACCGCCCTGCTGACGCTGCCCCTGCTGGCAGCCGCCCTCACCGGCTCCCTGTTCGTCCTGGCGGCCACGCTGCTCGTCGCCGGGATGGCGACCGCCCCGACGATGGTCACGGGGATGGCCCTGGTCCAGCGGCGCACCCCGCCCGGCCGCCTGAACGAGGGTTTGACCCTCGCGGTGACCGGCCTGCTCGGCGGGATCGCCTGCGGGAGCGCGGCCGGCGGCTGGACGGTGGAGCACGTGTCGCCGGTGGCGGGCTACGGCGTTCCGGCCACGGCGGCTGCGGCGGCCCTGATGATCGCACTCGTTTCGGCCGGATCGTCGAATCGCTTCGCCTGATCCTGCACAACCCATTGACGGCCTTCGAAGGCGCCACATACGTTCCTGTGTCGAAGCGCTTCGACAGGAGTCGTCGAATCGAATCGAATCGACGACCCTGCCAGGCGGTACGGCCCGAAGCACCATCCGACTCGCCCGGAGGTACGGGATGTTGACGGCACGACGGCGTGTGGTGGCGACGGCGGTGATCCTGACCGGATCGCTGCTGATGACCGCCTGCGGAGGCTCGGACAGCGGGTCCTCCGACGCAAAGACGCTCAGGCTGTGGCACTACGAGAGCCCGACCAGTGCGATGGGCATCGCCTGGAACGAGGCGATCAAGGAGTTCGAGGCTCGGCACCCGGGCGTGCAGGTGAAGGTCGAGGAGAAGAGCTTCGACCAGATGCAGAAGACCGCCCCGATGGTCCTCAACTCCTCGGACGCGCCCGACATCATGGAGTACAACAAGGGCAACGCGACCGCGGGCCTGCTCTCCAAGCAGGGCCTGCTCACGGACCTCACGGCAGAGGTGACCAAGCACGGCTGGGACAAGAAGCTCAGCCCGAGCGTCCGCACCACCAGCCTGTACGACACCAACGGCGTGATGGGATCCGGCAAGTGGTTCGGCATCCCCAACTACGCCGAGTACACGATGGCCTACTACAACAAGGACCTCTTCAAGAAGTACGGCATCGCCGTACCGAAGACCCTCGACGAACTCACCGCTGCCATGGACAAGTTCGTCGCCAAGGGCATCACCCCGCTCGCCAACGGCGGCGCCGCCTACCCCGCCCAGCAGTACCTGTACCAGCTGGCACTGTCGAAGGCCGACCGCTCCTGGGTCAACGCCTACCAGCTGTACAAGGGGAAGACGGACTTCCATGACGCGGCCTGGACGTACGGCGCCGAGACCTTCGCCGACTGGGTGAAGAAGGGCTACTTCAGCAAGTCCTCCAGCGGCCAAAACGAGGAGGCCGCCGGCGTCTCCTTCACCTCGGGCAAGACGCCGATCCTGTTCTCCGGCAGCTGGTGGTACGGCCGCTTCACGACGGACAACAAGTTCGACTGGGGCACCTTCCGCTGGCCCGGCTCGAAGCTCACCCTCGGCTCGGGCGGCAACCTCTGGGTCGTACCGCAGAGTTCGAAGAACAAGGACCTCGCCTACGACTTCATCGACATCACCCTGTCGGAGAAGATCCAGAACCTGCTGGGCAACTCCGGCGGCGTCCCGGTCGCGGCCGATGCCTCCGCCATCACCGACCCCCGGTCGAAGGCACTGATCGACGACTTCAACACCCTGTCCAAGGACGACGGCCTGGCGTTCTACCCCGACTGGCCGGTCCCCGGCTTCTACGACGTCCTCGTCTCCGGAACCCAGAAGCTGATCACCGGCAGCGACAAGCCGGACGGCTACCTCAGCGATCTGCAGGAGGCCTACGACAAGGGCGCGCCGAAGCAATGACGGTGACCGTCGAACGGGGTGCGCGGGCGGTCGGCAAGGGCGACGCCGCCCGGCCCCCGCGCCGCCCCCGTGACTCCTACGCCCTCTTCCTGCTCCCCGGCACGCTCGCCTTCCTCGCGGTCATCGTCCTGCCGTTCGTGATGAACACGTACGTGAGCTTCACCGACTGGCAGGGCGTGGGCTCCCCGCAGTGGTCGGGGCTCGCCAACTACCGCGCGCTGATGGACGATTCGGAGTTCTGGGAGTCCTTCCGGCACAGCCTGTTCATGGTCGTGGCGATGGCGGCGATCCCCACCGCCCTCGGGCTCGTCCTGGCCGCCGCCCTGTTCGACCACGTCGGCAAGCACTTCGGCACCCGGATCGCCGCCGTCCTGCGCGCCTGCTTCTACCTCCCCCAGGTCCTGCCGATCGCGGTCGCGGGCATCGTCTGGAGCTGGATCCTCGCCCCGGACAACGGCTCGCTCAACTCGCTCCTGAAGGCCGTCGGGCTGGGCAGCTGGCAGCAGGACTGGCTGGGCGACCCCGACCTCGCCCTCTACAGCGTCATGGGCGTGATGGTCTGGGTCCAACTGGGCTTCCCCCTGGTCATTTTCATGGCGGGACTGCAACGCGCCGACCCCCAGCTGGCCGAGGCCGCAGAGCTGGACGGCGCCGGCTGGTGGCGCCGCTTCTGGCACATCACGCTGCCGCAGATCCGCCCGGAGATCTACGTCGTCCTGACCTGGTGCTCGATCGCCGCACTGAAGGTGTTCGGCGCGGTGTACGTCCTGACCAAGGGCGGGCCGGGCGGCGCCACCAACGTCCCCTCCTACTTCTCCTTCACGACGTTCTTCGAGAAGACCCAGGTCGGCTACGGCGCCGCGATCTCCACCGTGCTGACGGTGATCATCCTCGCGCTCTCCCTGATCGGCCTGGGACTCCAGTCCCGCGCGGAGGAAGGGGACGCGTCATGACCGCCGCCCTGCGCCGCTACCCGGTGCTGATCGCCCTGTGCATCGCCGCCCTGTTCATGGTCGTGCCGTTCCTGATCGTCACGGTCAACGCCTTCAAGTCCCCCGCGGAGTACGCCCAGCACGGCCCCCTGAGCCTCCCCGACGGCCTCTACACGGACGGCATCAAGGACTTCTGGGAGCGCGTCGACTTCGGACAGAAGCTCGTCAACTCGGTGCTGATCAGCGGCTCGGTGGCCGTACTCGCCGTCGTCCTGTCGGTCCTCAACGCCTACGCGATCGGCATCGGCCGGATCAAGGGCCGTACCTGGGTCCTGGCCTTCTTCGTCCTCGCGAACATGCTGCCGCAGGAGGCGCTGGTCTACCCGGTCTATTACCTGAGCAAGGAAGTCGGCCTCTACGACACCAGGTTGAGCGTGATCATCGTGTTCACGGTGATCCAGGCGGCCTTCGGCACGTATCTCCTCGCCTCCGTCCTCGGCCAGTTCCCCCGCGAGATCCTCGAAGCGGCCCGCATCGACGGCGCGAACAAGTGGCAGGTCCTGTGGCGGATCGTCGTCCCCGTCAGCCGCCCCACCCTCGGTGTGCTGCTGGTCTTCTTCTTCATCTGGACCTGGAACGAGTTCCTGCTCCCCCTGGTCATGCTGATCTCCAACGACAACCAGACGGTGTCCGTGGCCCTCGGCGTCCTGCAGGGCCAGCGTCTGATGGACGCCACGATGACCAACGCCGCCGCCCTGCTCGGTGTGCTCCCCGCGATCGTGTTCTTCCTCGTCTTCCAGCGAACCCTCACTCGCGGCATCGCCGTGGGTGCCGTCAAATAAGGACCCCCACATGAAATTCACCGACGGCTACTGGCTGCTGCGGGAGGGCGTCACCGCGGACCATCCGGCCGTGGTCCACGAGGTCGTCGCGTCGGACGGCGGGCTCGACATCCACGCGCCGTCCCAGCCCATCCGCCACCGCGGCGACCTGCTGAAGGGACCGGTCGTGACGATCAGCGCCCACGCGCCGATGCCCGACGTCATCGGCATCACCTTCACCCACTTCGAGGGCGATCAGCCGGACGGCCCCGAATTCGACCTCGCCAAAGAGGAGTTCACCCCACACTCCGGGTCCGACGAGGAGTTCGCGACCCTCACCTCCGGCACCCTGTCGGTCCGGTTCGCCCGCTCGGGGCCCTGGCAGGTCGACTTCCTCGCCGACGGCCGGGTCCTCACGAGCAGCGGCACCAAGAACATGGGCATCATGCGGGACGCCGCCGGGGCGCACTACCTGCGTGAGCAGCTCGGCCTCACCGTCGGCACCTCCGTGTACGGCCTGGGCGAACGCTTCGGACCCCTGGTCAAGAACGGCCAGGTCGTCGACATCTGGAACGCCGACGGCGGCACCGCCACCGAACAGGCCTACAAGAACGTCCCGTTCTACCTGACGGACGCGGGCTACGGCGTCTTCGTCGACCACCCGGGCAAGGTCTCCTTCGAGGTCGGCTCGGAGGCCGTGTCGCGCGTCCAGTTCAGCGCGGAGACCCAGGAGTTGACGTACTACGTCATCCACGGGCCCTCCCCCAAGGAGATCATCCGCAAGTACACGGCCCTCACCGGCCGCCCGGCCCTCCCGCCCGCCTGGTCGTTCGGCCTGTGGCTGTCGACGTCCTTCACGACGTCGTACGACGAGGAGACCGTGACGTCCTTCATCGACGGCATGCGGGAGCGTGAACTGCCCCTGTCCGTCTTCCACTTCGACTGCTTCTGGATGCGCGAGTTCAACTGGTGCGACTTCCAGTGGGACCCGCGGGTCTTCCCCGACCCCGAGGGCATGCTGGCGCGGCTGCACGCGCGGGGCCTGAGAGTCTCCGCGTGGATCAACCCGTACATCGCCCAGCGATCGCCCCTGTTCGCGGAGGGCAAGACCCTCGGCCACCTCCTGAAGCGGCCCGACGGCAGCGTCTGGCAGTGGGACCTGTGGCAGCCCGGCATGGCCCTGGTCGACTTCACCAGCCCGGCCGCCCGCGACTGGTACGCCGGCAAGCTGGAGGCGCTTCTCGCGCAGGGCGTCGACTGCTTCAAGACCGACTTCGGTGAGCGGGTCCCGCTGGACGTGGAGTGGTCCGACGGCTCCGACCCGGAGCGGATGCACAACTACTACACCTACCTCTACAACCAGACCGTCTTCGACGTGCTGCGCAAGCACCGCGGTGAGGAGGAGGCGGTGGTGTTCGCCCGCTCGGCGACCGCGGGCAGCCAGAAGTTCCCGGTGCACTGGGGCGGCGACTGCGAGGCGACCTACGAGTCGATGGCCGAGTCGCTGCGCGGCGGACTCTCCCTCGGCCTGTCCGGCTTCGGCTTCTGGAGCCACGACATCGGCGGCTTCGAGGGCACCCCGACACCCGCCCTGTTCAAGCGGTGGCTGGCCTTCGGCATGCTGTCCTCCCACAGCCGCCTGCACGGCAGCTCCTCCTACCGGGTGCCGTGGCTGTTCGACGAGGAGTCCGTGGACGTACTGCGGCACTTCACCCGCCTCAAGCTGAGCCTCATGCCGTATCTCTACGAGGCCGCGCGCACCGCCCACACCGAGGGCGTGCCGGTGATGCGGGCGATGGTCCTGGAGTTCCCGGACGACCCCGGATGCGCGCATCTGGAACGGCAGTACATGCTCGGCCCCGACCTGCTGGTGGCCCCGGTGTTCAGCGACGAGGGCGAGGTCTCCTACTACGTCCCCGAGGGCACCTGGACCCACTTCGTGACCGGCGAGACGGTGACCGGGCCGCGCTGGGTGCGCGAGAAGCACGACTTCCTCAGTGTGCCGCTGCTGGTCAGGCCGGGTGCCGTGCTCCCGATCGGCGCGGTGGACGACCGGCCCGACTACGACCACGCCGACGGGGTGACCCTGCGGGCGTACGGCCTGGGGCGGGGCGAGCAGGTCACGGTGCGGGTCGGCGAGGTCGCCTTCACCGTCGTACGCGAGGGGGACACGCTCCGGGCGTCCTGCGCGGACCCGTCGGCGCCCTGGGGTCTCGCCGCGGGCGGGCGCGAGGCGCGGGCGCGGGCCGGGACCGGGTTCCTCTCCCTGGAGCTTGGCTGATGGCGAAGATCACCGAGGTGGCGCGGCGGGCCGGGGTCTCCCCGAGCACCGTCTCCTACGTCCTCAGCGGCAAGCGCCCGATCTCCGAGGAGACCCGGCAGCGGGTCGAGGCGGCCATCCGCGAGCTGGGCTACCGCCCGCACGCGGGTGCCCGCGCCCTGGCCGGCAGACGGTCCAACGTGCTTGCGCTGGTCGTGCCCCTGCGGTCCGGGATCCACGTCCCGACCGTGATGCAGTTCGCGGTGTCGGTCGTGACGACGGCCCGGCGCCACGACCACGACGTGCTGCTGCTGACCCAGGAGGAGGGCGAGGACGGACTGAGCCGGGTCGCGGACACGGCACTGGTGGACGCGCTGATCGTGATGGACGTCCAACTGGACGATCCCCGGCTGCCGTTGCTGCGGTCGCTGGACCTGCCGTCCGTGCTGATCGGCTTCCCCGCCGCCCCGGAGGGCCTGACCTGCGTCGACCTCGACTTCAGGGCGGCGGGCGAGGCGTGCGTGGAGCACCTGGCGCGCCTGGGCCACCGCTCGGTGGCCCTGATCGGCTCCCCGCCGGAGGTCTACGTCCGCCGGACCGCGTTCGCCCAGCGCGTGGTCCAGGGCTTCACGGCCGCCGCCGACCGCAGCGGGATGTCGTCGGCCGTCCACCCCTGCGAGCCCGGCGGGGCCCGCGCGCTCGCCGAGCAACTGCTGCGCGAACAACCGGCGTTGACGGGCGTGGTCGTTCACAACGAGGCCCTGCTCGAACCCTTGGTCGACGCCTTCGAGCAACTCGGCCTGCGGGTCCCGGCCGATCTGTCGGTCACCGCGATCTGCCCCGACGAACTGGCCGCCTCGGTCCGCGTCCCCATCACCTCGGTCGCGCTGCCGTCCGCGGAGGTGGGCGCGCGGGCGGTGGAGCTCCTCATGAAGAAGCTGGACGGGACGGCCGTACCGGAGTCGACCCTGCTGCCGCCGAGGATGACGGAACGGGCGAGCACGGGGCGGCGGACGGTTCCCTGACGCCTCGGCTGCTGCACGTGAGGGCCCCGCCTTCCACAGGGTGTGGAAGGCGGGGCCCTCACGGACCTCGCTCTAGTCGTCGGAGACCAGGAACTCGACGTTCTGCACGACGAACTCACCGTAGTGCAGGGCCGATCCGAGGCCTTCCAGCCTCTTGTACTGCTCCTCGGACAACGACGCGCCGGCGGTGTACTCGACCACCCTCAGCAGTACCCGCAACGCCAGGTCCGGGGTGCACTCGCGAGCGCAGTCCACGAGCGCCCGGCGCACCTCGGCGGTCAGGAAGCCCATCCGCTCGATCTCGGCGACGACCTCGTCCCGGTGGGCGAGGCCGTCCTCCGTGTCGGCTCCGGTGAGCGGCGGCGGCACCTCCGTCCGCGCGGACAGCCAGGTGTCGCACACGTCGACGACGGTACGCGTCCACTCTGCTCCCGTGGTCTGCCGGAAGGCCGGGCCGTACTGCGAGCCGGCCGTCCACAACACCTCCAGCGTCTGTGCCGGAAGGCGGTCGAGGAGGGTCCGGGCGTCGCGACGCACCCCCAGGGCGTACTCACCGGCCCCGTCCGGCAGGCGCCGTGCAACGAGTTCGGCGGCGGTGTCCGCCTCGTAGGACCAGTCCTGGTGGAAGAAACTCATCACCCACGGGACACCGAAGTCGAACTCGGTGAAGCGCTGCACGGCGGTCACCCTCCTTACTTCGGATAGCAGGTCTGCACGTAGTAGCCCAGCGGGTGTTTCGCCTGGCCCTCCACCTTGGGCGCCCGCACGAGCTTGATGAAGAAGCCGTTGCCCGTGGCCTTCGGAGCGGCTCGGCCGTTGTCGTAGTAGACCGTGCCGAGGGAGTTGTTCCGCCCGAAGGTACCCGACCAGGTCAGCTCGTTCGTCTTGTTCTCAGCCATCCACTTGCGGATCTTGTTCGCGTTGTTGGCCAGGGCGTAGTCGACGACCTGCTGTGCGGTCTGCTGGTCGATGAACACGCTGTTCGGTGTGTCATAGCCGTTCTTGACCGTCTTGTCGTGAGCGATGGCCTCCGCGTCCGCCTGGTTGGGGCGCACGTGGTCCTTGAGGGTGTGCGCCTGCTCGGGGAAGCTCGCCTCGTCCAGGATGAGGTCGCTGCAGTTGTGCACCAGGACCGGGGTGCTGCCCGCCACCGCGTAGAACGTGTGCAGTCCGGCGACGGTCAGGTCGTACACGGTCTGCGGTGCCGAGGCGTCGCGGTCGAGCACCGCGGCCACCGTGCGCGGGCTCGCGCCGGGGGTGCGCAGGCTGTCGCCGGGACGCAGGTCGGACGCGAGGGTCCAACCCCGGCCGATGACGAAGAACTTGTGCCCCGAGGTGCTGGTCAGGTCGCCGCCGGACGCCAGTGTGATGTCCAGCAGGTCGGCGGAGGGGTGCGAGAAGGTCCGGGTGACCGGCTCGCCCCGGGTGCTTCCGGTGTCGGGGTCGGTGGCCAGGAGCCGGTCGCCGAACCGCACGTCACGGATGTCCTTGCGGCTGCCGTCGGCGAGGACCACCTGGGTGTCACCGGGGAAGCTGTTGCGGATGCAGGCCGTGCGCGCTTCCTCGTACGTCCGTGCGCTGCGCTCGATCGCGGCCAGCGCGCGGGCGTCCACGTCCAGGACCCGCAGCGCCTTCAGGGCGTCGGAGACCCCGATGCCGGTGCGCATCGCGGCGTCCACCGCACGGATCGCCTCGGTGACCCTCGCGATCGGGCCGCCCAGCGGCAGCCAGGTGGCGGCCCAGGCGCAGTCGCCGTAGCTGCCGCCGTCGTCGGCCGTGGTGATCTTGTGATAGCAGCCGACGAAGTCACCGATGATCGAGTCGAAGAGCCCCTTCCACAGGTCCTTGGTCGCCTCCCACGAGGAGATCTTGACCTTCTTGCTCAGATCCGTGAACGTCTTCGTCTTCAGGAACTGCGTGTCCGCCGCGGGGCAGCCGGACTCGGTGGCCGGCACCTCCGGGTCCAGACACAGGTAGTAGCTGACGGTCGCGTCGAAGTGCACCTCGTACACCAGGTCGCAGGGAAGGCGCGAGCAGTCGTCCGGCAGCCGCTGCGGGTCGCCCCGCTGCTTGATGTCGTCGATGACGGAGAACACCCCGCCG
This is a stretch of genomic DNA from Streptomyces sp. NBC_00285. It encodes these proteins:
- a CDS encoding carbohydrate ABC transporter permease, which translates into the protein MTAALRRYPVLIALCIAALFMVVPFLIVTVNAFKSPAEYAQHGPLSLPDGLYTDGIKDFWERVDFGQKLVNSVLISGSVAVLAVVLSVLNAYAIGIGRIKGRTWVLAFFVLANMLPQEALVYPVYYLSKEVGLYDTRLSVIIVFTVIQAAFGTYLLASVLGQFPREILEAARIDGANKWQVLWRIVVPVSRPTLGVLLVFFFIWTWNEFLLPLVMLISNDNQTVSVALGVLQGQRLMDATMTNAAALLGVLPAIVFFLVFQRTLTRGIAVGAVK
- a CDS encoding LacI family DNA-binding transcriptional regulator produces the protein MAKITEVARRAGVSPSTVSYVLSGKRPISEETRQRVEAAIRELGYRPHAGARALAGRRSNVLALVVPLRSGIHVPTVMQFAVSVVTTARRHDHDVLLLTQEEGEDGLSRVADTALVDALIVMDVQLDDPRLPLLRSLDLPSVLIGFPAAPEGLTCVDLDFRAAGEACVEHLARLGHRSVALIGSPPEVYVRRTAFAQRVVQGFTAAADRSGMSSAVHPCEPGGARALAEQLLREQPALTGVVVHNEALLEPLVDAFEQLGLRVPADLSVTAICPDELAASVRVPITSVALPSAEVGARAVELLMKKLDGTAVPESTLLPPRMTERASTGRRTVP
- a CDS encoding carbohydrate ABC transporter permease, which codes for MTVTVERGARAVGKGDAARPPRRPRDSYALFLLPGTLAFLAVIVLPFVMNTYVSFTDWQGVGSPQWSGLANYRALMDDSEFWESFRHSLFMVVAMAAIPTALGLVLAAALFDHVGKHFGTRIAAVLRACFYLPQVLPIAVAGIVWSWILAPDNGSLNSLLKAVGLGSWQQDWLGDPDLALYSVMGVMVWVQLGFPLVIFMAGLQRADPQLAEAAELDGAGWWRRFWHITLPQIRPEIYVVLTWCSIAALKVFGAVYVLTKGGPGGATNVPSYFSFTTFFEKTQVGYGAAISTVLTVIILALSLIGLGLQSRAEEGDAS
- the yicI gene encoding alpha-xylosidase is translated as MKFTDGYWLLREGVTADHPAVVHEVVASDGGLDIHAPSQPIRHRGDLLKGPVVTISAHAPMPDVIGITFTHFEGDQPDGPEFDLAKEEFTPHSGSDEEFATLTSGTLSVRFARSGPWQVDFLADGRVLTSSGTKNMGIMRDAAGAHYLREQLGLTVGTSVYGLGERFGPLVKNGQVVDIWNADGGTATEQAYKNVPFYLTDAGYGVFVDHPGKVSFEVGSEAVSRVQFSAETQELTYYVIHGPSPKEIIRKYTALTGRPALPPAWSFGLWLSTSFTTSYDEETVTSFIDGMRERELPLSVFHFDCFWMREFNWCDFQWDPRVFPDPEGMLARLHARGLRVSAWINPYIAQRSPLFAEGKTLGHLLKRPDGSVWQWDLWQPGMALVDFTSPAARDWYAGKLEALLAQGVDCFKTDFGERVPLDVEWSDGSDPERMHNYYTYLYNQTVFDVLRKHRGEEEAVVFARSATAGSQKFPVHWGGDCEATYESMAESLRGGLSLGLSGFGFWSHDIGGFEGTPTPALFKRWLAFGMLSSHSRLHGSSSYRVPWLFDEESVDVLRHFTRLKLSLMPYLYEAARTAHTEGVPVMRAMVLEFPDDPGCAHLERQYMLGPDLLVAPVFSDEGEVSYYVPEGTWTHFVTGETVTGPRWVREKHDFLSVPLLVRPGAVLPIGAVDDRPDYDHADGVTLRAYGLGRGEQVTVRVGEVAFTVVREGDTLRASCADPSAPWGLAAGGREARARAGTGFLSLELG